Proteins encoded together in one Staphylococcus aureus window:
- the topA gene encoding type I DNA topoisomerase translates to MTLADNLVIVESPAKAKTIEKYLGKKYKVIASMGHVRDLPRSQMGVDTEDNYEPKYITIRGKGPVVKELKKHAKKAKNVFLASDPDREGEAIAWHLSKILELEDSKENRVVFNEITKDAVKESFKNPREIEMNLVDAQQARRILDRLVGYNISPVLWKKVKKGLSAGRVQSVALRLVIDRENEIRNFKPEEYWTIEGEFRYKKSKFNAKFLHYKNKPFKLKTKKDVEKITAALDGDQFEITNVTKKEKTRNPANPFTTSTLQQEAARKLNFKARKTMMVAQQLYEGIDLKKQGTIGLITYMRTDSTRISDTAKVEAKQYITDKYGESYTSKRKASGKQGDQDAHEAIRPSSTMRTPDDMKSFLTKDQYRLYKLIWERFVASQMAPAILDTVSLDITQGDIKFRANGQTIKFKGFMTLYVETKDDSDSEKENKLPKLEQGDKVTATQIEPAQHYTQPPPRYTEARLVKTLEELKIGRPSTYAPTIDTIQKRNYVKLESKRFVPTELGEIVHEQVKEYFPEIIDVEFTVNMETLLDKIAEGDITWRKVIDGFFSSFKQDVERAEEEMEKIEIKDEPAGEDCEICGSPMVIKMGRYGKFMACSNFPDCRNTKAIVKSIGVKCPKCNDGDVVERKSKKNRVFYGCSKYPECDFISWDKPIGRDCPKCNQYLVENKKGKTTQVICSNCDYKEAAQK, encoded by the coding sequence ATGACATTGGCAGATAATTTAGTCATTGTTGAATCGCCTGCAAAAGCAAAAACCATTGAAAAGTATTTAGGTAAGAAATATAAAGTTATAGCTTCAATGGGACACGTCAGAGACTTACCAAGAAGTCAAATGGGTGTCGACACTGAAGATAATTACGAACCAAAATATATAACAATACGCGGAAAAGGTCCTGTTGTAAAAGAATTGAAAAAACATGCAAAAAAAGCGAAAAACGTCTTTCTCGCAAGTGACCCCGACCGTGAAGGTGAAGCAATTGCTTGGCATTTATCAAAAATTTTAGAGCTTGAAGATTCTAAAGAAAATCGCGTTGTTTTCAACGAAATAACTAAAGACGCTGTTAAAGAAAGTTTTAAAAATCCTAGAGAAATTGAAATGAACTTAGTCGATGCACAACAAGCGCGTCGAATATTAGATAGATTAGTTGGCTATAACATCTCGCCAGTTCTTTGGAAAAAAGTAAAAAAAGGGTTGTCAGCGGGTCGAGTTCAATCTGTTGCACTTCGTTTAGTCATTGACCGTGAAAATGAAATTCGAAACTTTAAACCAGAAGAATATTGGACTATTGAAGGAGAATTTAGATACAAAAAATCAAAATTCAATGCTAAATTCCTTCATTATAAAAATAAACCTTTTAAACTAAAAACGAAAAAAGATGTTGAGAAAATTACAGCTGCATTAGATGGAGATCAATTCGAAATTACAAACGTGACTAAAAAAGAAAAAACGCGTAATCCAGCAAACCCATTTACAACTTCTACATTACAACAAGAGGCGGCACGTAAATTAAACTTTAAAGCAAGAAAAACAATGATGGTCGCACAACAATTATATGAAGGTATAGATTTGAAAAAACAAGGTACGATTGGTTTAATAACATATATGAGAACCGATTCTACACGTATTTCAGATACTGCCAAAGTTGAAGCAAAACAGTATATAACTGATAAATACGGTGAATCTTACACTTCTAAACGTAAAGCATCAGGGAAACAAGGTGACCAAGATGCCCATGAGGCTATTAGACCTTCAAGTACTATGCGTACGCCAGATGATATGAAGTCATTTTTGACGAAAGACCAATACCGATTATACAAATTAATTTGGGAACGATTTGTTGCTAGTCAAATGGCTCCAGCAATACTTGATACAGTCTCATTAGACATAACACAAGGTGACATTAAATTTAGAGCGAATGGTCAAACAATCAAGTTTAAAGGATTTATGACACTTTATGTAGAAACTAAAGATGATAGTGATAGCGAAAAGGAAAATAAACTGCCTAAATTAGAGCAAGGTGATAAAGTCACAGCAACTCAAATTGAACCAGCTCAACACTATACACAACCACCTCCAAGATATACTGAGGCGAGATTAGTAAAAACACTAGAAGAATTGAAAATTGGGCGACCATCAACTTATGCACCGACAATAGATACGATTCAAAAGCGTAACTATGTCAAATTAGAAAGTAAGCGTTTTGTTCCTACTGAGTTGGGAGAAATAGTTCATGAACAAGTGAAAGAATACTTCCCAGAGATTATTGATGTGGAATTCACAGTGAATATGGAAACGTTACTTGATAAGATTGCAGAAGGCGACATTACATGGAGGAAAGTAATCGACGGTTTCTTTAGTAGCTTTAAACAAGATGTTGAACGTGCTGAAGAAGAGATGGAAAAGATTGAAATCAAAGATGAGCCAGCCGGTGAAGACTGTGAAATTTGTGGTTCTCCTATGGTTATAAAAATGGGACGCTATGGTAAGTTCATGGCTTGCTCAAACTTCCCGGATTGTCGTAATACAAAAGCGATAGTTAAGTCTATTGGTGTTAAATGTCCAAAATGTAATGATGGTGACGTCGTAGAAAGAAAATCTAAAAAGAATCGTGTCTTTTATGGATGTTCGAAATATCCTGAATGCGACTTTATCTCTTGGGATAAGCCGATTGGAAGAGATTGTCCAAAATGTAACCAATATCTTGTTGAAAATAAAAAAGGCAAGACAACACAAGTAATATGTTCAAATTGCGATTATAAAGAGGCAGCGCAGAAATAA
- the trmFO gene encoding methylenetetrahydrofolate--tRNA-(uracil(54)-C(5))-methyltransferase (FADH(2)-oxidizing) TrmFO: MTQTVNVIGAGLAGSEAAYQLAERGIKVNLIEMRPVKQTPAHHTDKFAELVCSNSLRGNALTNGVGVLKEEMRRLNSIIIEAADKARVPAGGALAVDRHDFSGYITETLKNHENITVINEEINAIPDGYTIIATGPLTTETLAQEIVDITGKDQLYFYDAAAPIIEKESIDMDKVYLKSRYDKGEAAYLNCPMTEDEFNRFYDAVLEAEVAPVNSFEKEKYFEGCMPFEVMAERGRKTLLFGPMKPVGLEDPKTGKRPYAVVQLRQDDAAGTLYNIVGFQTHLKWGAQKEVIKLIPGLENVDIVRYGVMHRNTFINSPDVLNEKYELISQPNIQFAGQMTGVEGYVESAASGLVAGINLAHKILGKGEVVFPRETMIGSMAYYISHAKNNKNFQPMNANFGLLPSLETRIKDKKERYEAQANRALDYLENFKKTL; this comes from the coding sequence ATGACTCAAACTGTAAATGTAATAGGTGCTGGTCTTGCCGGTTCAGAAGCGGCATATCAATTAGCTGAAAGAGGAATTAAAGTTAATCTAATAGAGATGAGACCTGTTAAACAAACACCAGCGCACCATACTGATAAATTTGCGGAACTTGTATGTTCCAATTCATTACGCGGAAATGCTTTAACTAATGGTGTGGGTGTTTTAAAAGAAGAAATGAGAAGATTGAATTCTATAATTATTGAAGCGGCTGATAAGGCACGAGTTCCAGCTGGTGGTGCATTAGCAGTTGATAGACACGATTTTTCAGGTTATATTACTGAAACACTTAAAAATCATGAAAATATCACAGTTATTAATGAAGAAATTAATGCCATTCCAGATGGATACACAATTATCGCAACAGGACCACTTACTACAGAAACCCTTGCGCAAGAAATAGTGGACATTACTGGTAAAGATCAACTTTATTTCTATGATGCGGCTGCTCCAATTATTGAAAAAGAATCTATTGATATGGATAAAGTTTACTTAAAGTCCCGTTATGATAAAGGTGAAGCTGCATATTTAAACTGTCCTATGACTGAGGATGAATTTAATCGCTTTTATGATGCAGTATTAGAAGCTGAAGTTGCGCCTGTAAATTCATTTGAAAAAGAAAAATATTTCGAGGGTTGTATGCCTTTTGAAGTAATGGCAGAACGCGGACGCAAGACATTACTATTTGGACCAATGAAACCAGTAGGATTAGAAGATCCAAAGACTGGGAAACGTCCTTATGCGGTGGTTCAATTAAGACAAGATGACGCTGCTGGTACACTCTACAATATTGTTGGCTTCCAAACGCATTTAAAATGGGGAGCTCAAAAAGAAGTCATTAAATTAATTCCAGGCTTAGAAAATGTTGATATTGTTAGATATGGTGTGATGCATAGAAATACCTTCATTAATTCACCGGACGTATTAAACGAGAAATATGAATTGATTTCACAACCAAACATACAGTTTGCGGGACAAATGACTGGTGTTGAAGGTTATGTAGAAAGCGCAGCTAGCGGCTTAGTTGCAGGTATCAATCTTGCGCATAAAATATTAGGCAAGGGTGAGGTAGTATTTCCGAGAGAAACAATGATTGGAAGTATGGCTTACTATATTTCTCATGCTAAAAACAATAAGAATTTCCAACCTATGAATGCTAACTTCGGGTTATTACCATCTTTAGAAACTAGAATTAAAGATAAAAAAGAACGCTATGAAGCACAAGCTAATAGAGCTTTGGATTACTTAGAAAATTTCAAAAAAACTTTATAA
- the xerC gene encoding tyrosine recombinase XerC: MNHIQDAFLNTLKVERNFSEHTLKSYQDDLIQFNQFLEQEHLELNTFEYRDARNYLSYLYSNHLKRTSVSRKISTLRTFYEYWMTLDENIINPFVQLVHPKKEKYLPQFFYEEEMEALFKTVEEDTSKNLRDRVILELLYATGIRVSELVNIKKQDIDFYANGVTVLGKGSKERFVPFGAYCRQSIENYLEHFKPIQSCNHDFLIVNMKGEAITERGVRYVLNDIVKRTAGVSEIHPHKLRHTFATHLLNQGADLRTVQSLLGHVNLSTTGKYTHVSNQQLRKVYLNAHPRAKKENET; encoded by the coding sequence TTGAATCATATTCAAGATGCGTTTTTAAATACATTGAAAGTTGAACGGAATTTTTCGGAACACACATTGAAATCATATCAAGATGACTTAATTCAGTTTAATCAATTTTTAGAACAAGAACATTTAGAGTTGAATACTTTTGAATACAGAGATGCTAGAAATTATTTGAGCTATTTATATTCAAATCATTTGAAAAGAACATCTGTTTCTCGTAAAATCTCAACGTTAAGAACTTTCTATGAATATTGGATGACGCTTGATGAGAACATTATTAATCCATTTGTTCAATTAGTACATCCGAAAAAAGAAAAATATCTTCCGCAATTCTTTTACGAAGAAGAAATGGAAGCGTTATTCAAAACTGTAGAAGAGGACACTTCAAAAAATTTACGGGATCGAGTTATTCTTGAATTGTTGTATGCTACAGGCATCCGTGTTTCGGAATTAGTAAATATTAAAAAACAAGATATAGATTTTTACGCGAATGGTGTTACCGTATTAGGAAAAGGGAGCAAAGAGCGCTTTGTACCGTTTGGTGCTTATTGTAGACAAAGCATCGAAAATTATTTAGAACATTTCAAACCAATTCAGTCATGCAATCATGATTTTCTTATTGTAAATATGAAGGGTGAAGCAATCACTGAACGCGGTGTACGATATGTTTTAAATGATATTGTTAAACGAACAGCAGGCGTAAGTGAGATTCATCCCCACAAGCTCAGACATACATTTGCAACGCATTTATTGAATCAAGGTGCAGACCTAAGAACAGTACAATCGTTATTAGGTCATGTTAATTTGTCAACAACTGGTAAATATACACACGTATCTAACCAACAATTAAGAAAAGTGTATCTAAATGCACATCCTCGAGCGAAAAAGGAGAATGAAACATGA
- the hslV gene encoding ATP-dependent protease subunit HslV codes for MSNTTLHATTIYAVRHNGKAAMAGDGQVTLGQQVIMKQTARKVRRLYEGKVLAGFAGSVADAFTLFEKFETKLQQFSGNLERAAVELAQEWRGDKQLRQLEAMLIVMDKDAILVVSGTGEVIAPDDDLIAIGSGGNYALSAGRALKRHASHLSAEEMAYESLKVAADICVFTNDNIVVETL; via the coding sequence ATGAGTAATACAACATTACATGCAACAACAATTTATGCTGTAAGACATAATGGGAAAGCAGCTATGGCTGGAGATGGGCAAGTAACGCTTGGTCAACAAGTCATCATGAAACAAACGGCAAGAAAAGTGCGACGTTTATATGAAGGTAAAGTGTTAGCTGGTTTCGCAGGTAGTGTAGCAGATGCGTTTACGTTATTTGAAAAATTCGAAACAAAATTACAACAGTTTAGTGGTAACTTAGAAAGAGCTGCTGTTGAATTGGCACAAGAATGGCGAGGCGATAAACAATTACGTCAATTAGAAGCTATGCTAATTGTAATGGATAAAGATGCTATTTTAGTTGTCAGTGGAACTGGCGAAGTTATTGCTCCAGATGATGACCTTATCGCTATTGGATCAGGAGGCAACTACGCATTAAGCGCAGGACGTGCATTGAAACGCCATGCATCGCATTTGTCTGCTGAAGAAATGGCATATGAGAGCTTGAAAGTAGCGGCTGATATTTGTGTCTTTACCAACGATAATATTGTTGTCGAAACACTATAA
- the hslU gene encoding ATP-dependent protease ATPase subunit HslU produces MDTAGIRLTPKEIVSKLNEYIVGQNDAKRKVAIALRNRYRRSLLDEESKQEISPKNILMIGPTGVGKTEIARRMAKVVGAPFIKVEATKFTEVGYVGRDVESMVRDLVDVSVRLVKAQKKSLVQDEATAKANEKLVKLLVPSMKKKASQTNNPLESLFGGAIPNFGQNNEDEEEPPTEEIKTKRSEIKRQLEEGKLEKEKVRIKVEQDPGALGMLGTNQNQQMQEMMNQLMPKKKVEREVAVETARKILADSYADELIDQESANQEALELAEQMGIIFIDEIDKVATNNHNSGQDVSRQGVQRDILPILEGSVIQTKYGTVNTEHMLFIGAGAFHVSKPSDLIPELQGRFPIRVELDSLSVEDFVRILTEPKLSLIKQYEALLQTEEVTVNFTDEAITRLAEIAYQVNQDTDNIGARRLHTILEKMLEDLSFEAPSMPNAVVDITPQYVDDKLKSISTNKDLSAFIL; encoded by the coding sequence ATGGATACAGCTGGAATAAGATTAACTCCAAAAGAAATCGTATCTAAATTAAATGAATACATCGTTGGACAAAATGATGCTAAACGTAAAGTGGCAATTGCCCTACGTAATCGATACAGAAGAAGTTTATTAGATGAGGAATCAAAGCAAGAAATTTCACCTAAAAATATTTTGATGATTGGACCAACCGGCGTTGGTAAAACTGAAATTGCAAGAAGAATGGCCAAAGTTGTCGGCGCGCCATTTATAAAAGTAGAAGCTACTAAATTTACTGAGGTAGGTTATGTAGGACGAGATGTTGAAAGTATGGTTAGAGATCTTGTTGATGTTTCAGTAAGATTAGTCAAGGCGCAGAAAAAATCATTGGTACAAGATGAAGCAACAGCTAAGGCCAATGAAAAACTTGTTAAGTTATTAGTTCCAAGTATGAAAAAGAAAGCGTCTCAAACGAATAATCCTTTAGAGTCACTTTTCGGAGGTGCAATTCCAAATTTCGGACAAAATAACGAAGATGAAGAAGAACCACCTACTGAGGAAATTAAAACAAAACGTTCTGAAATTAAGAGACAGCTAGAAGAAGGCAAACTTGAAAAAGAAAAGGTAAGAATTAAAGTCGAACAAGATCCTGGTGCTTTAGGTATGCTAGGTACAAATCAAAATCAGCAAATGCAAGAGATGATGAATCAATTAATGCCTAAAAAGAAAGTTGAGCGAGAAGTTGCTGTTGAGACGGCAAGGAAAATCTTAGCTGATAGTTATGCGGATGAACTAATTGATCAAGAAAGCGCTAACCAAGAAGCGCTTGAATTAGCAGAACAAATGGGTATCATCTTTATAGATGAAATCGACAAAGTTGCGACGAATAATCATAATAGTGGTCAAGATGTCTCAAGACAAGGTGTTCAAAGAGATATTTTACCTATACTTGAAGGTAGCGTTATTCAAACCAAATATGGTACTGTGAATACTGAACATATGCTGTTTATAGGTGCTGGAGCTTTCCATGTATCTAAGCCGAGTGACTTGATACCAGAATTGCAAGGTCGTTTTCCGATTAGAGTTGAACTTGATAGTTTATCGGTAGAAGATTTTGTAAGAATTTTGACAGAACCAAAATTGTCATTAATTAAACAATATGAAGCATTGCTTCAAACAGAAGAAGTTACTGTAAACTTTACCGATGAAGCAATTACTCGCTTAGCTGAGATTGCTTATCAAGTAAATCAAGATACAGACAACATTGGTGCACGTCGACTTCATACAATTTTAGAAAAGATGCTAGAAGATTTATCATTCGAAGCACCAAGTATGCCGAATGCAGTTGTAGATATTACCCCACAATATGTTGATGATAAATTAAAATCAATTTCAACAAATAAAGATTTAAGTGCATTTATTCTATAA
- the codY gene encoding GTP-sensing pleiotropic transcriptional regulator CodY, protein MSLLSKTRELNTLLQKHKGIAVDFKDVAQTISSVTVTNVFIVSRRGKILGSSLNELLKSQRIIQMLEERHIPSEYTERLMEVKQTESNIDIDNVLTVFPPENRELFIDSRTTIFPILGGGERLGTLVLGRVHDDFNENDLVLGEYAATVIGMEILREKHSEVEKEARDKAAITMAINSLSYSEKEAIEHIFEELGGTEGLLIASKVADRVGITRSVIVNALRKLESAGVIESRSLGMKGTFIKVKKEKFLDELEKSK, encoded by the coding sequence ATGAGCTTATTATCTAAAACGAGAGAGTTAAACACGTTACTTCAAAAACACAAAGGTATTGCGGTTGATTTTAAAGATGTAGCACAAACGATTAGTAGCGTAACTGTAACAAATGTATTTATTGTATCGCGTCGAGGTAAAATTTTAGGATCGAGTCTAAATGAATTATTAAAAAGTCAAAGAATTATTCAAATGTTGGAAGAAAGACATATTCCAAGTGAATATACAGAACGATTAATGGAAGTTAAACAAACAGAATCAAATATTGATATCGACAATGTATTAACAGTATTCCCACCTGAAAACAGAGAATTATTCATAGATAGTCGTACAACTATCTTCCCAATTTTAGGTGGAGGGGAAAGATTAGGTACATTAGTACTTGGTCGAGTACATGATGATTTTAATGAAAATGATTTGGTACTAGGTGAATATGCTGCTACAGTTATTGGTATGGAAATCTTACGTGAGAAGCATAGTGAAGTAGAAAAAGAAGCGCGCGATAAAGCTGCTATTACAATGGCAATTAATTCATTATCTTATTCTGAAAAAGAAGCGATTGAACATATCTTTGAAGAACTTGGCGGTACGGAAGGCCTATTAATCGCATCAAAAGTTGCAGATAGAGTTGGTATTACTAGATCTGTAATTGTAAATGCACTACGTAAATTAGAAAGTGCTGGTGTAATTGAATCACGTTCTTTAGGAATGAAAGGTACTTTCATTAAAGTTAAAAAAGAAAAATTCTTAGATGAATTAGAAAAAAGTAAATAA
- the rpsB gene encoding 30S ribosomal protein S2, translated as MAVISMKQLLEAGVHFGHQTRRWNPKMKKYIFTERNGIYIIDLQKTVKKVDEAYNFLKQVSEDGGQVLFVGTKKQAQESVKSEAERAGQFYINQRWLGGLLTNYKTISKRIKRISEIEKMEEDGLFEVLPKKEVVELKKEYDRLIKFLGGIRDMKSMPQALFVVDPRKERNAIAEARKLNIPIVGIVDTNCDPDEIDYVIPANDDAIRAVKLLTAKMADAILEGQQGVSNEEVAAEQNIDLDEKEKSEETEATEE; from the coding sequence ATGGCAGTAATTTCAATGAAACAATTACTAGAAGCGGGTGTTCACTTCGGTCACCAAACACGTCGTTGGAACCCAAAAATGAAAAAATATATCTTCACTGAGAGAAATGGTATTTATATCATCGACTTACAAAAAACAGTGAAAAAAGTAGACGAGGCATACAACTTCTTGAAACAAGTTTCAGAAGATGGTGGACAAGTCTTATTCGTAGGAACTAAAAAACAAGCACAAGAATCAGTTAAATCTGAAGCAGAACGTGCTGGTCAATTCTACATTAACCAAAGATGGTTAGGTGGATTATTAACTAACTATAAAACGATCTCAAAACGAATCAAACGTATTTCTGAAATTGAAAAAATGGAAGAAGATGGTTTATTCGAAGTATTACCTAAAAAAGAAGTAGTAGAACTTAAAAAAGAATACGACCGTTTAATCAAATTCTTAGGCGGAATTCGTGATATGAAATCAATGCCTCAAGCATTATTCGTAGTTGACCCACGTAAAGAGCGTAATGCAATTGCTGAAGCTCGTAAATTAAATATTCCTATCGTAGGTATCGTTGACACTAACTGTGATCCTGACGAAATTGACTACGTTATCCCAGCAAACGACGATGCTATCCGTGCGGTTAAATTATTAACTGCTAAAATGGCAGATGCAATCTTAGAAGGTCAACAAGGCGTTTCTAATGAAGAAGTAGCTGCAGAACAAAACATCGATTTAGATGAAAAAGAAAAATCAGAAGAAACAGAAGCAACTGAAGAATAA
- the tsf gene encoding translation elongation factor Ts — protein sequence MATISAKLVKELREKTGAGMMDCKKALTETDGDIDKAIDYLREKGIAKAAKKADRIAAEGLVHVETKGNDAVIVEINSETDFVARNEGFQELVKEIANQVLDTKAETVEALMETTLPNGKSVDERIKEAISTIGEKLSVRRFAIRTKTDNDAFGAYLHMGGRIGVLTVVEGSTDEEAARDVAMHIAAINPKYVSSEQVSEEEINHEREVLKQQALNEGKPENIVEKMVEGRLRKYLQEICAVDQDFVKNPDVTVEAFLKTKGGKLVDFVRYEVGEGMEKREENFADEVKGQMK from the coding sequence ATGGCAACTATTTCAGCAAAACTTGTTAAAGAATTACGTGAAAAAACTGGCGCGGGTATGATGGATTGTAAAAAAGCGCTAACTGAAACTGATGGTGACATCGATAAAGCGATTGACTACCTACGTGAAAAAGGTATTGCTAAAGCAGCTAAAAAAGCAGACCGTATTGCGGCTGAAGGTTTAGTACATGTAGAAACTAAAGGTAACGACGCAGTTATCGTTGAAATCAACTCTGAAACAGACTTTGTTGCTCGTAACGAAGGTTTCCAAGAGTTAGTTAAAGAAATCGCTAATCAAGTATTAGATACAAAAGCTGAAACTGTTGAAGCTTTAATGGAAACAACTTTACCAAATGGTAAATCAGTTGATGAAAGAATTAAAGAAGCAATTTCAACAATCGGTGAAAAATTAAGTGTTCGTCGTTTTGCTATCAGAACTAAAACTGATAACGATGCTTTCGGCGCTTACTTACACATGGGTGGACGCATTGGTGTATTAACAGTTGTTGAAGGTTCAACTGACGAAGAAGCAGCAAGAGACGTTGCTATGCATATCGCTGCAATCAACCCTAAATATGTTTCTTCTGAACAAGTTAGCGAAGAAGAAATCAACCACGAAAGAGAAGTTTTAAAACAACAAGCATTAAATGAAGGTAAACCAGAAAACATCGTTGAAAAAATGGTGGAAGGACGTTTACGTAAATACTTACAAGAAATTTGTGCTGTAGATCAAGACTTCGTTAAAAACCCTGATGTAACAGTTGAAGCTTTCTTAAAAACAAAAGGTGGAAAACTTGTTGACTTCGTACGCTATGAAGTAGGCGAAGGTATGGAAAAACGCGAAGAAAACTTTGCGGATGAAGTTAAAGGACAAATGAAATAA